A single window of Chloracidobacterium sp. DNA harbors:
- a CDS encoding tetratricopeptide repeat protein, which produces MRVHRVLASALVFVFLVTISTVSAQFSASFKSTSAAPDLVPPVTRVDGLSLASLFPEMAAQDETERLLEQWARSGSPDEAVVDRMMRELNIMSKQDEAALIAKLKAAGVKYSDGPTAFEAVVRETLDRRRYSRVDDAIREVMASYGNELEAVIRTGSSGKRYLQIRGSGDGGAGYRMLFSDDDISFVGPKAEEAARMLNGILENQGLSKLKVKAMDLGSLKNIRGIDLTALDLLEPDKFLGESGVASIKGEMLDKGAVVAERTGESLSMTAKPLRQFVESKKSKMLADLMDDKAVKATVQKFGALTVVGSCERQIVQTHAGWENLPDSEKVKYILRERFALSESGAMRNVAGEAASVTASDIAKLTSLRSELKLRPNLTSAELSWIETLRAQNIDLAFKEIPQRLAPVIATAETTGRSLASNAEVRRMMNELTTGFALMRDRVIDIPEAEMIAKLKSLAGENREVYSALYTSFQQSKDLVEALDQWIASGGTREAFIDMLVKSEGRLARLQQVTARRARKANTPEAKTLTALEEMLGTDLGDNFFMKMAKNPAAKKVVLASLVAAGGAACLKAMYDSWARGNFQEDLSSAAFGLMDFVPGGSEVKLLFTEGMDKTVMVLFIKDALYFSPAWPIALVGDVLILSIDLGGAYRIQMQQQGLIDFFVYNGEYDTSGERPKFLRLKLPAGTTVEREALAKYLFETKALRYRHTGKEYLMNDLSAVSTDLLDKAFIPEDPVTQQLRMAAEQQLAAINHAEALGAENVFSATAGFGRWLFGFETVCQKSEERWCKVFGLLKRKIVDRREIVKEKVMIPQLIEMAEIKRATLAAVNETEGKLDKLQSQIESLRGSKLEVKLSAVVKKQAEDIAASVRSDTTEERDMKSGKHWTAAYDTYLRIWNWQRNVKTNIATKTGWERASVLQFKWTGDFADDERKSEQSRRGFASALARITREITVIKGSTPKTSDVIDKEAFAIMSQVVFPWRAALDEADKDTADQGSTYFTEYEVAVERVKKLYAGSADFQARLDKGAEIRKSNERLTLDRSTSFELRFNDPVLANLYSDGTLSVKWFAALNGSFSPDDTNLRTNFAPYSPEPVKITVIVTRGGVDRAKGSLSVTMNVAVPGSFLELSLMPAKPKPLDIAGIAASIPERFFGGKPRFHYNWTCNNCKVDNYDRSRTAVTAPKNGASSVVCELLVEGANGKSTILLRKELKFDVSGAVKPTPTPTPRVTPTPTPTPRATPTPSPRVTPTPAATPGPIPTPTPAATPIATPTANPTASPTASPTPKPPTVDEETEKKIRYFNCLCRCYSGWAGHIGVYWDPEGKVIPECESSGPCIGGLGAFGCTRRHSFGAPNEESKRCYEGVYGAGTYDEAKADKMRREENKKHAKPLTVKFNFEKCPITAQLGETINFEATIGGGIPPHKYTWTGNGSAKDNKFIFADNGKPGNQTVSVTVTDDEGDSATVSCTVIVEAMTVKIELLDKENKISFGESRSFKATVMSGDKPAKGNFYFLWQPHPEIQFNPFEYTGGSSTTTKAVFNKVGTTSVLVKAFTKEGDKVTPVGESDEIAIEVAKPELELVFSPVKQLVAAEVKAKVTAKIPDRKAIDFRWELSQNGKLLGTSQDSSEITFAPQDLKPITVTVYGRIPVTGEDLGSKSATFTAFPPEIKVTVLGTEGPSPQVWKEGVGLVTVEKAIAIHQNVNLRVDVSPKIEDVRYQWSVNEDSHIVGSDISQAVRINRSQVGSCEASVIIKTKDGVELGRGTGTFSVTISQADIDNGKKQGDVSGKLNEAKAMVQKGLLDEGITTIDSVLAAAPKSVEAKTLAAKWKKERTTVQGQLTKARTLLGQNKFADATKELNVAKALHPKYKPVVDLENEIKDKMGKQDAALKDAIASVRLANEAKDFKKALSLAPQVRTGFKLTPANEAELKRYEDLARERETEKERRRGMLRQAEAKQNSGDYDGVVRDVDEILKSFDTYWSSTIDSEPKTAESLKAEALKRKDRVNGLMMQVKAAAEAVKFDKKQLQLGLTNADEVLRTAPSHVDAAKYKAIIADRLARGEKGAKADDAEAKGDTATASGDHKSAIKAYDSAIKSNPNDAENYIKRGSSKLAVNDVKGALKDFDKGIELKPGVPAWHMKRAATRDKAGDNAGAVSDYQSVIIVEPRNMDALTALAAVYVKTNNNAGLIDVYTRIINLEPGNARAYLARGMAYQASGSCPLALRDFEKAIALDPRNSQAYNGHGECREQGNDLKNAIKDYETAVKLDPSNAEAVANRDRLKLKTTPTPKPAATPKPTPKPIPTPIRTPKPVPTPKPVSTPRPTPKPVATPRPTPKPSGTPSKIPSKINIPGIGSIKIPGAKPTPTPPPTKTGSVPAGKETHVLNNGNIYGVSNGPTSPTAFKVTGKWVLTYIQTYHWNNATGMSPGYISLTENSGTKYGPWRATGTPGQGGVRNAYWEVRPNVVLPPGTYTIVDSSPATWSQNSQSGGKGFAVVKGYFAGSAQTSVGGTSTPTPTPSKPPSTSVGNQSVTAIIENRSNMATHIFTAGESFGPGNKFAPGEKREVRVLSDFSGRIQFAAGRNGKVITTKVWAGTGGDASRYPRVIFDGSQLLITTGLR; this is translated from the coding sequence ATGAGAGTTCACCGCGTATTAGCGTCCGCACTCGTATTTGTTTTTTTAGTCACGATCTCTACAGTTTCAGCCCAGTTTTCGGCGTCGTTTAAGTCAACCTCGGCGGCGCCGGATCTTGTGCCGCCGGTGACTCGTGTCGATGGCCTTTCTCTGGCGTCCCTTTTTCCTGAAATGGCTGCCCAGGACGAGACCGAACGGTTACTCGAGCAATGGGCACGTTCCGGTAGTCCGGACGAGGCGGTGGTCGATCGGATGATGCGTGAACTCAACATAATGTCCAAGCAGGACGAGGCCGCACTCATCGCAAAGCTCAAGGCCGCCGGTGTGAAGTACTCGGACGGCCCAACGGCATTTGAGGCGGTCGTCCGCGAGACGCTCGATCGACGGCGTTATTCGAGAGTTGACGACGCGATCCGCGAGGTGATGGCATCGTACGGCAACGAACTAGAGGCCGTCATCCGCACCGGATCATCGGGCAAGCGCTACCTTCAGATCCGAGGTTCCGGCGACGGCGGAGCAGGCTACCGAATGTTATTTTCGGACGACGATATCTCATTCGTCGGACCCAAGGCAGAGGAGGCGGCTCGAATGCTCAACGGCATTCTCGAAAATCAAGGCCTCTCCAAGCTTAAGGTCAAGGCGATGGATCTTGGCTCGCTCAAGAATATTCGCGGCATCGACCTAACGGCTCTGGATCTGCTCGAACCGGACAAATTCCTCGGCGAATCGGGTGTCGCGAGTATTAAGGGCGAGATGCTCGATAAGGGAGCAGTTGTTGCCGAACGCACGGGCGAATCGCTGTCGATGACGGCCAAGCCGCTCCGGCAGTTCGTCGAATCCAAAAAGAGCAAGATGCTCGCAGACCTGATGGACGACAAGGCGGTCAAGGCGACCGTGCAAAAATTTGGTGCACTGACCGTCGTCGGCAGTTGCGAACGCCAGATCGTGCAGACGCACGCCGGATGGGAAAACCTGCCGGATTCGGAAAAGGTGAAATACATTCTGCGCGAGCGATTTGCCCTGAGCGAGTCGGGTGCTATGCGAAATGTAGCAGGCGAAGCGGCGTCAGTCACGGCGTCGGACATTGCTAAGCTGACCTCGCTCCGCTCCGAGTTAAAGCTACGGCCAAACCTGACATCGGCCGAACTCTCCTGGATCGAAACCCTGCGGGCTCAGAATATCGATCTTGCCTTTAAGGAGATCCCGCAGAGACTCGCCCCGGTGATCGCGACGGCTGAGACCACGGGACGCTCGCTCGCATCAAATGCGGAAGTGCGTCGAATGATGAACGAACTCACGACCGGCTTTGCCCTGATGCGCGACCGTGTCATCGATATTCCCGAGGCCGAAATGATCGCCAAGCTCAAATCCTTGGCCGGCGAAAATCGGGAAGTTTACAGTGCTCTCTACACCAGTTTTCAGCAGAGCAAGGACCTCGTCGAGGCACTCGATCAGTGGATCGCATCCGGCGGCACACGCGAGGCTTTTATCGATATGTTGGTCAAATCGGAGGGCCGACTCGCCCGCCTCCAGCAGGTAACTGCCCGTCGTGCCAGAAAGGCAAATACACCCGAAGCCAAGACACTTACGGCACTTGAGGAAATGCTCGGTACCGATCTCGGCGATAACTTTTTTATGAAGATGGCCAAAAATCCCGCGGCCAAAAAGGTCGTTTTGGCGAGTCTGGTCGCCGCCGGTGGTGCGGCGTGCCTCAAGGCGATGTACGACTCGTGGGCAAGGGGTAATTTTCAAGAAGACCTCAGCTCGGCCGCATTCGGGCTAATGGATTTCGTGCCGGGCGGCAGCGAGGTCAAATTGCTGTTTACCGAGGGTATGGACAAGACGGTGATGGTGCTTTTCATCAAGGACGCACTGTATTTCTCACCGGCGTGGCCGATCGCGCTTGTCGGCGACGTTCTGATCCTCTCGATCGATCTCGGTGGTGCGTATCGGATACAGATGCAGCAGCAGGGACTGATCGATTTCTTTGTTTACAACGGCGAATATGACACGTCCGGCGAACGGCCGAAGTTCTTACGCCTCAAACTGCCTGCGGGCACGACGGTGGAGCGTGAGGCTCTGGCCAAATATTTATTTGAGACTAAGGCTCTGAGGTACCGCCACACCGGCAAAGAGTATCTTATGAACGACCTTTCGGCCGTCAGCACTGACCTGCTCGACAAGGCATTTATTCCCGAGGATCCCGTGACACAGCAATTGCGGATGGCTGCCGAGCAGCAACTTGCGGCGATCAATCACGCGGAGGCCTTGGGGGCTGAAAATGTATTTTCGGCAACCGCCGGATTCGGCCGCTGGCTGTTTGGTTTTGAGACCGTTTGCCAAAAGAGCGAAGAGCGTTGGTGCAAGGTCTTTGGCTTGCTCAAGCGAAAGATCGTCGATCGGCGTGAGATCGTCAAGGAAAAGGTGATGATACCGCAGTTGATCGAAATGGCCGAGATCAAGCGGGCGACGCTCGCCGCCGTCAATGAGACCGAGGGAAAACTCGATAAACTACAGTCGCAGATCGAATCGCTCCGCGGCAGCAAACTCGAGGTCAAATTATCGGCAGTGGTAAAAAAGCAGGCCGAAGACATCGCGGCATCGGTTCGCTCCGATACGACCGAGGAGCGCGATATGAAAAGCGGTAAACATTGGACTGCGGCCTACGACACATATTTGCGGATCTGGAATTGGCAGCGAAACGTCAAAACCAATATCGCCACTAAGACGGGTTGGGAGCGAGCATCGGTACTGCAATTCAAATGGACGGGCGATTTCGCCGATGATGAACGAAAGTCCGAGCAGTCGCGTAGAGGTTTTGCCTCGGCACTTGCACGCATCACCCGCGAGATCACGGTCATCAAAGGATCGACCCCCAAAACTTCGGATGTGATCGATAAAGAAGCCTTTGCGATAATGAGCCAGGTCGTATTCCCTTGGCGGGCGGCGCTCGACGAGGCCGACAAGGATACGGCAGATCAGGGCTCTACGTATTTTACCGAGTACGAAGTGGCAGTCGAACGGGTCAAAAAGCTCTATGCCGGCAGTGCCGACTTTCAGGCACGGCTTGATAAAGGTGCCGAGATACGCAAGAGCAATGAGCGTCTGACGCTCGATCGTTCGACATCGTTTGAACTTCGATTCAATGATCCGGTGCTGGCGAATCTATATAGCGACGGCACGCTGAGCGTGAAATGGTTTGCGGCGCTCAATGGCAGTTTTTCGCCGGACGACACAAATCTGCGGACGAACTTTGCACCGTATAGTCCGGAACCGGTCAAGATCACGGTGATCGTGACCCGGGGCGGTGTTGACCGTGCAAAGGGTTCGCTGAGCGTGACGATGAACGTCGCGGTGCCCGGAAGCTTTCTCGAACTGTCGCTGATGCCGGCCAAGCCAAAACCGCTTGATATCGCCGGTATCGCCGCATCGATCCCTGAGCGATTTTTCGGCGGCAAACCGCGATTTCATTACAATTGGACCTGCAACAACTGCAAGGTCGATAACTATGACCGCTCACGGACGGCCGTAACCGCACCCAAGAATGGTGCCTCAAGCGTTGTTTGCGAACTGCTGGTCGAGGGGGCAAATGGCAAGTCGACCATCTTGTTACGCAAAGAGTTGAAGTTCGACGTGTCGGGTGCCGTCAAGCCGACGCCGACGCCCACCCCGAGAGTTACGCCGACTCCGACGCCGACACCGAGAGCAACTCCAACTCCGTCGCCGAGAGTCACTCCGACCCCGGCGGCAACGCCCGGACCGATACCGACGCCAACCCCGGCGGCAACGCCAATAGCAACGCCGACAGCGAACCCGACCGCGTCGCCGACCGCGTCACCGACGCCCAAACCTCCGACGGTCGATGAAGAGACCGAAAAGAAAATTCGATATTTTAATTGCCTCTGCCGCTGCTACAGCGGATGGGCCGGCCATATCGGCGTCTATTGGGATCCTGAGGGTAAAGTAATACCCGAGTGTGAAAGCTCCGGTCCGTGCATCGGCGGCCTTGGTGCATTTGGCTGTACCCGCAGGCATTCCTTTGGCGCACCAAATGAGGAGTCCAAGCGATGCTATGAGGGCGTTTACGGTGCCGGAACATATGACGAGGCAAAAGCCGACAAGATGAGGCGTGAAGAGAACAAAAAACACGCCAAGCCGCTTACCGTAAAATTTAATTTCGAAAAATGCCCGATCACCGCACAGTTAGGAGAAACGATCAATTTCGAGGCCACCATTGGCGGCGGCATTCCGCCGCATAAATACACCTGGACAGGCAACGGCTCCGCCAAGGACAACAAATTCATCTTTGCCGATAACGGCAAGCCCGGAAATCAGACGGTTTCGGTTACGGTGACCGATGACGAGGGCGACTCGGCTACGGTGAGCTGTACCGTTATCGTCGAAGCGATGACGGTCAAGATCGAGCTGTTGGATAAGGAGAATAAGATCTCGTTCGGCGAATCACGGAGCTTCAAGGCGACCGTGATGTCGGGTGACAAGCCGGCTAAGGGCAATTTTTATTTTCTCTGGCAGCCGCACCCCGAGATCCAATTTAACCCGTTTGAGTACACAGGCGGCAGTTCCACAACGACCAAGGCCGTATTTAATAAGGTGGGCACCACCAGTGTTTTGGTCAAGGCGTTTACTAAAGAAGGCGATAAAGTGACGCCCGTCGGCGAGTCCGACGAGATAGCGATCGAGGTCGCCAAACCCGAACTCGAACTGGTATTCAGCCCCGTCAAGCAATTGGTGGCGGCTGAGGTCAAAGCAAAGGTCACGGCGAAAATACCCGACCGGAAAGCCATCGATTTTCGTTGGGAGCTAAGCCAAAACGGCAAACTGCTCGGCACGTCGCAGGACTCGTCCGAGATAACGTTCGCACCGCAGGACCTCAAGCCGATCACCGTCACCGTCTATGGACGCATCCCGGTAACCGGCGAGGATCTAGGCAGCAAGTCGGCGACGTTCACCGCATTTCCACCCGAAATAAAGGTCACCGTTCTCGGAACCGAAGGGCCGTCACCGCAGGTCTGGAAAGAGGGCGTTGGGCTCGTTACGGTTGAAAAGGCGATCGCCATTCACCAAAATGTCAATCTCCGCGTCGATGTCAGCCCGAAGATCGAGGATGTCAGATATCAGTGGAGCGTCAACGAAGATTCGCATATAGTCGGTAGCGATATCTCGCAGGCCGTCCGGATCAATCGAAGCCAGGTCGGCAGTTGCGAAGCCTCGGTAATTATCAAAACTAAGGATGGCGTCGAGCTTGGCCGCGGAACCGGTACATTCTCCGTGACCATTTCGCAGGCCGATATCGACAACGGCAAAAAGCAGGGCGACGTTTCCGGCAAACTCAACGAGGCCAAAGCAATGGTGCAGAAGGGCTTGCTCGACGAGGGCATAACTACCATCGACAGCGTCCTCGCTGCGGCACCGAAGAGCGTCGAGGCCAAAACTCTGGCTGCCAAATGGAAAAAGGAGCGGACGACGGTGCAGGGGCAACTGACAAAAGCCAGAACACTACTTGGCCAAAACAAGTTTGCCGACGCGACCAAGGAGTTGAATGTCGCAAAGGCTCTTCACCCGAAATACAAGCCCGTTGTGGATCTCGAAAATGAGATCAAAGACAAAATGGGCAAGCAGGACGCGGCACTCAAGGACGCGATCGCCTCTGTTCGTTTGGCTAACGAGGCTAAAGATTTCAAAAAGGCTCTCAGTCTTGCTCCGCAAGTGCGGACGGGTTTCAAGCTCACGCCGGCAAACGAGGCTGAACTAAAACGCTACGAAGACTTGGCACGCGAACGCGAAACCGAAAAGGAACGCCGCCGCGGTATGCTCAGGCAGGCCGAAGCGAAACAGAACTCCGGCGATTACGACGGCGTGGTCCGGGATGTCGACGAGATCTTGAAAAGCTTTGACACATATTGGAGCAGCACGATCGACTCCGAGCCCAAGACCGCCGAAAGCCTCAAGGCCGAGGCTCTAAAACGCAAAGACCGCGTCAACGGTTTGATGATGCAGGTCAAGGCGGCCGCAGAGGCGGTCAAATTTGATAAAAAGCAACTCCAACTCGGCCTCACAAATGCCGATGAGGTGTTGCGAACGGCACCATCGCACGTCGACGCTGCTAAATACAAGGCGATCATTGCCGACCGTCTCGCACGCGGCGAGAAAGGTGCCAAGGCGGACGACGCGGAGGCAAAAGGCGATACGGCGACCGCGTCGGGCGATCACAAGTCGGCGATCAAAGCGTACGATTCGGCTATCAAGTCCAATCCGAACGATGCTGAGAACTACATCAAACGCGGTTCGTCCAAGCTGGCGGTGAACGACGTTAAAGGCGCTCTCAAGGACTTTGACAAGGGCATTGAGCTCAAACCCGGCGTGCCGGCGTGGCATATGAAGCGGGCCGCGACCCGTGACAAGGCCGGCGATAATGCCGGTGCTGTCAGTGACTATCAAAGCGTAATAATCGTCGAACCGCGAAATATGGACGCTCTGACTGCCCTCGCCGCCGTCTACGTCAAAACAAACAACAACGCGGGCCTGATCGATGTTTACACACGCATCATCAATCTCGAACCCGGCAACGCACGGGCATACCTTGCACGCGGTATGGCGTATCAGGCGAGCGGCAGTTGTCCGCTGGCATTGCGTGACTTTGAAAAGGCGATCGCTCTCGATCCGCGAAACAGCCAGGCCTATAACGGCCACGGTGAATGTCGCGAACAGGGCAATGATCTGAAGAACGCGATCAAGGACTATGAGACGGCGGTCAAGCTCGACCCGTCCAACGCTGAGGCCGTCGCTAACCGTGACAGGCTCAAGCTCAAGACGACGCCGACACCAAAACCCGCAGCGACACCTAAACCGACGCCAAAACCGATCCCGACGCCGATACGTACACCTAAACCCGTACCGACGCCCAAACCGGTTTCGACGCCAAGGCCGACGCCTAAACCCGTCGCAACGCCACGGCCGACGCCTAAGCCGTCCGGTACGCCATCCAAGATCCCGTCCAAGATCAACATTCCGGGCATCGGATCGATCAAGATACCGGGAGCGAAACCCACGCCGACACCGCCGCCCACCAAGACCGGCAGCGTTCCCGCCGGCAAGGAAACTCACGTGCTCAATAATGGCAATATTTACGGCGTGTCCAATGGACCTACATCGCCCACAGCCTTTAAGGTGACCGGCAAATGGGTCCTGACATATATCCAAACCTATCATTGGAACAACGCGACCGGAATGAGCCCCGGATACATCAGCCTTACCGAAAATTCGGGCACTAAATACGGTCCGTGGCGGGCCACCGGTACGCCCGGACAGGGCGGCGTCCGCAACGCCTACTGGGAGGTCAGGCCAAATGTCGTGCTCCCGCCGGGAACATACACGATCGTCGATTCGTCGCCTGCGACGTGGTCGCAAAACTCTCAGAGCGGCGGCAAGGGATTTGCCGTAGTTAAGGGCTATTTTGCCGGTTCCGCCCAGACATCTGTCGGCGGTACGTCGACGCCGACGCCGACACCGTCCAAACCGCCCTCGACATCGGTCGGCAACCAGTCCGTGACGGCGATCATTGAGAATCGGTCGAATATGGCAACGCACATCTTTACCGCGGGCGAAAGCTTCGGGCCCGGCAATAAATTTGCACCCGGCGAGAAACGCGAGGTCCGCGTATTGAGCGACTTTAGCGGGCGCATACAATTTGCGGCCGGACGCAACGGCAAGGTTATTACGACCAAGGTATGGGC